GCAGCTTTCTCGCCTCAAAATACACCGTACCCTTAATGGAAAAAGCCAACAAAGGCGTCATCGTACTCATCGCCTCTGGCGCGGGCGTCAGAGGTGGCAGCTCATCCGTCGCCTATGGCTCCAGCAAAGGCGGTGTCCACGGCCTCTCCCTCGTATTGGCAACCCAACTTTCCAACCGCAACATCCGCGTCCACGGCGTATGCCCGGGCGGTATCGAAACACCACTCAAAATGCGCGTCGTACAAAAACAAGCCGACGCCGCGGGGCGCGACATCTCAAAAATGGCAGCCGGACTCGGCGACCCCGAAGGCGTGGGAAAAATATTGTCCTTCCTCGTATCTGACGAAGCCGATTATCTTCGCGGCAGCATCTTCACGCGATAGGAGACCAGACCATGCGCTTAGGTGTTGTTGGCCTCTTGCCCAGGGATTTTCGCACCCTGCAATCGCCACATCTTCAAACCATCCAAAACCTCGGATTCACCGGCGGAGCCTTTCACTTTCCCGCAGAACTCTGCGAAGAAATCACAACCGCCGACACAGACCGGTGCCGCGCACTTTTTGCCGAACACAACCTCGACCTCGCACAATTCTCCATCACATACCCCGAATGCCTCTTTGATCCCGATCCAGAAATCCGAAACGCAATCATCCACAAAATGAAAAAAGGCACAGAAATCGCCGCAGGCCTATCCGCACAAACCTATCTCCTGCGCCCGGGCAGCCGCAACCCCGCCGGAAGCTGGACGCCCCATCGCCAAAACCACACACCAGAAGCATGGGATCGCCTCATTGAAACCCTGCGAGAAATCGCCCCCACCCTCGAACAAAACGGCGTCACAGTCGTCATGGAAACCCACCTCGTCTCCATCCTCAAAAACCCGGAAACCTGCCGTAAAATGGTCAAAAACGTCGGATCGCCCAACCTGCGCCTGGTCATGGACTACGTCAACCACTTTGAAACCTTAAGCCAGGTCTATGCCAGCACTGACCGCCTGGACCACATCTTTTCCCAAATGGGCGCTTATTCCCCGGTCATGCACATCAAAGACATCGCCATCGGCAAGGGACTTGTGGTCCACCTCGACGAAACCGTACCTGGCAATGGCGAACTCGACCTCGCCCACTGCTTCCGGCATTTTCAGAACCACCACCCCAACAACTACGGCCTCATCGAACACCTCAAACCCGACCTCATACCCGAAGCCGCAGCCAACACCCGCGCCATCGCCACCCGTGCCGGTGTTCCGATAACATAAAAAACGGCGTCCAATCAAAAGATCGGACGCCGCAAAAACCATTCAATTCGGAGAAATCCAGCGTTTTTTCCACTCTCGCATCATGTGAAAATACTGTTGCACCTTATGATAACGGCGCAAAATCTCTATCACCTTCAACCGCAAAACATCTTTCTGTTCCATAACGCCTCCTCTCAAGTACTCCTATCTCCTTCCCGATACCGATCTAAAATCCCCAGCAATTCCTCTGCCACCTCCGACTCTTCACAGAATAAATTATACTGCTCCTCCGGATCGGATACCATATCGTAAAGCTGCATCGGCGGCGCATCTTCTGGCACATCTGCCTCCCGCAAACTCCAGCCCCCCGACCCGCGACAAGTCACCAGCTTCCATTGATCTTTGCGAATCGCAAACTCCCCGCTAATCGAATGATGCACCGTCGCCTCCCGAATCGTATCCTCCTGATCGCCTCGCATATACGGCAAAATATCATAACTATCCTCACCCGCATCCCCTGGCAACTCCACATCGCAAATGCCGGCAACAGTCGCCAGCAAATCCGTCAAACACACCGTCTTATCACAACGCGACCCCGGCTCAATCACCCCCGGCCACGAAGCGATAAACGGAATGCGATGCCCGCCATCCCACGCATCGGACTTCTGCCCCCGATAAATATAATTCCCCAAATGATCGTACTTCTCCTTCAACCCTATCGGCTCTTCGTGACAGCCATTGTCACTCGTCACAATAATCAGCGTATCATCTCCCAACCCACTGCGCTTCACCGCCGACAAAATGCGTCCAACACTCCAATCGTGCTCCGTCACATAATCCCCGTATTCCCCCGCCTGACTTCGCCCTGCAAATCGCCCCCGCGCAAAATGCGGCGTATGCGGCGAAGGCGCGGGAAAATACAAAAAGAACGGCTTATCCCCATTCTCCTTCGCGTGCTGATTGATAAACCCCTCGGCGCGAATCGTCAACTCCAGCAAACACGTATCATGCATAAACCCCGGCGCACACGCACCCC
The Gemmatimonadota bacterium genome window above contains:
- a CDS encoding SDR family oxidoreductase, with amino-acid sequence MRLQNKNIVVTGGASGIGQAAARCCAREGARVAVVDLDGAGVDRTVREIENAGGNAAGYHADIKEETQVRALFENIGNALGHIDGLINAAGILEGALVPVDEFDEFTWDRVIDINLKGSFLASKYTVPLMEKANKGVIVLIASGAGVRGGSSSVAYGSSKGGVHGLSLVLATQLSNRNIRVHGVCPGGIETPLKMRVVQKQADAAGRDISKMAAGLGDPEGVGKILSFLVSDEADYLRGSIFTR
- a CDS encoding sugar phosphate isomerase/epimerase, which codes for MRLGVVGLLPRDFRTLQSPHLQTIQNLGFTGGAFHFPAELCEEITTADTDRCRALFAEHNLDLAQFSITYPECLFDPDPEIRNAIIHKMKKGTEIAAGLSAQTYLLRPGSRNPAGSWTPHRQNHTPEAWDRLIETLREIAPTLEQNGVTVVMETHLVSILKNPETCRKMVKNVGSPNLRLVMDYVNHFETLSQVYASTDRLDHIFSQMGAYSPVMHIKDIAIGKGLVVHLDETVPGNGELDLAHCFRHFQNHHPNNYGLIEHLKPDLIPEAAANTRAIATRAGVPIT
- a CDS encoding arylsulfatase; the encoded protein is MMKGVCMMRKPNIIYLLADDWGYGDVSCLNPDSKIPTPHTDQLASEGMIFADAHSNSAVCTPTRYGVMTGRYCWRSRLKRGVLNGYSEPLIEDGRMTVPSLLRDEGYTTACVGKWHLGLGWQVRDGAERMNGETVDFSAPLTDGPHTVGFDYSFIIPASLDMAPYCYIEDGVVVEQPVEETADSPRPEFWRGGACAPGFMHDTCLLELTIRAEGFINQHAKENGDKPFFLYFPAPSPHTPHFARGRFAGRSQAGEYGDYVTEHDWSVGRILSAVKRSGLGDDTLIIVTSDNGCHEEPIGLKEKYDHLGNYIYRGQKSDAWDGGHRIPFIASWPGVIEPGSRCDKTVCLTDLLATVAGICDVELPGDAGEDSYDILPYMRGDQEDTIREATVHHSISGEFAIRKDQWKLVTCRGSGGWSLREADVPEDAPPMQLYDMVSDPEEQYNLFCEESEVAEELLGILDRYREGDRST